The sequence TTTTCAATATAGTAAATCTGTATTCTTTCTCcgtgatttgtttttttttacccATTTAGGGTTTTTAACATAAATAGCACATGAGAATGGATCATGAGAAATTTTTGCACAAAAGAATTAAGGAAAAGAATTAAAGTATAAAAGACTCCATCGTACCTGGTTGATGCATTCGAGCTTAGGCGCCTTGTATATCGCGATCAGCTTCTTGTGAAAGACCAAGATGTGAGTCTGATCCCGATGAAACTGCAGTCGGCTCTGTGCATGAGGATTCGTTGTGCACTCCGGAGCGATTTGCAACGGCTTGCTCGCCTTCTTTTGCCATGTACTACTGCTCCAAAGGCAAAGCTGCAGGAAACAACAGGCACAAGGTTACATGGAACATTGGAACAACGAAATCGGACAGATGAAACCCATAAAACTAACCTTGGCGTCGTCTCCTAAGGACGCAAGGACGTCTAGAGCAGTAGAAAAGGCGAGGGCGGTGACTCTCTTGCGGTGACCATTCAGCATGGCTACCAACTGCATATATAACAAAACACTTTATGCATGAGCGAATTTGAGTTTCATTTCAACGGCGTACGTACCTCGCCCATCCGCACGTTGTAGATCAGTATGGCGGCATCCTCCCTTCCGATGGCAAGAACGTTGTTGTCCGGAGGGAAAAAGGCAAGAGACGTAGTCGGAGGAGGAGGGGTcataaatgtagtaacccgctgCAGCGGTAAAACAAAAAATTGCCTTGATTAAACAACATTATTATACGTGCATGAAACAAGAAAGCATGCAAATTCTACAATGGCTTTACCGTGAATGCCATCATATTGAAAAGGGAAATTGTTCCTCCTGATGCGGATGAAAGGTACACGTCGTTCTTCGACAGTGCAAAGCAAGGAACCCGGGCTACCTCTAGGTTTATGTCGCTAACATCGTTTGTCATCGACATTCCCCCAGAAGGTTGCCAGAGCTGAGGTACGACGCCAGCGGTCACCTAAGACGAAAAACAACGTTGAATTGGTTAGATACGAAGCACAACGAGGCAAGGGACGACGTTTATAGAAAACTAGAGTTGGAAGGGAAAGTTCAAAACCATTCCATCCATGTTCCCTTCAGTCCTTCTCCATTTCCACAGTTTGTGGATTGCATTGCCTGTTAGAGCCAATATGCAATCCCCAGAATGTGTGTAAACCAGCTTcataatctatatatatacaattgCAAATGAGAATATCATGAGCCCTAAAATTTTTGTGTGAATATATGACATGTATAGAATTATAGCAAGATAGGTTATTTTTAGCAAATGCAGCATACCCTCACTGGCAACAAATGATCAGGGAGCTTCAAGGACCGAAGCGCAGATCGTTCTTTGATCTCAACTGGCGTCGAAATCTTCGATTTGCCCTTGTCATTAGACACTATTGGATTAAAATGTACATCATCCTATACACAAACAACCAAAAACGAACATTTCTCAAGTCTTTAAACCATTAAACAAATGAAAGTACACGCTTCTCCTAACATACATGGAAAACTCATTTCTCACCAGTAACATAAGAGTCGTCGGAGTATTTTTTTGTGCGGCAGTGTTAGACGTCCCGGCTCCAGAACCGGAAGCACCCAATGGAACAATCAAAGGTGCCTGCATAACAAACATTGAACATGTGTGCATACATGCATATACAACGTGCAAATAATCACAATCtcgattaaaaaaaatctatatatttttttttgacctTTGAAGAGGTGCCGGTGTGATCTCCGATGAAGCGCAACAGTTGACTCCCAGCAGCATTGGCAAGTATTTTAACACTGTTCTCGTTCGTTGAAACGGCGAGCAGTGTTCCTAGCTTGTTGAACCGAATGCAAGGGGAAGCCTGGAAAAGAAACATGTTATATATATTCTCATTCCCAAATTGTTTTCAAGCTAAATTTCAAGATTAATTTCTAgctaatttattataattaccGGCAAACCACCATCTGCATCAACAGTACACAAGAGGTTGATGCTGTCCATGTCCCAGAATTTAATCGCAAATTCATCACCAGCAGCTAAAAACTGGTTCTTTGTCGTGTCGAAATGCACCTTCTCAAGGACATTTTGTCTCCCTAGCCCGAGATATGTCCTTTTCAACGTACCTTCGGTGTCATTCCACTCCACGATATGCGATTCGCCCTCTCTATTTGTGCCGCAGGAGAATAACCTACATGTACATTGTAAAtgaacatgcatgcatgcaagtaAGATAACAAGCATGTAAGGGGATCAAGAAATGCAGCCAAATTCATAGCCCTTATTTTCACCTTGTCCCATCTGCACTATAAGCCATAGTAGCACATGAACGACCAGGAGCCTCGTAGTCGACTCTTGCGCCCTCCTCATCATACAGCCACGCCTTGATCATTCCATCGACGTCAGTCGAAAAGATGAACTGAAACAATTAATGGCACTTAGCTCAATCTTTGAAAATGTTTGCAAATCTTCATAACCACTGCAAAAGGGCCAATTAATGGTGGCgagatacttacatcaataTTTCCCTTGGTATGCGGACACACAGAATAGACAGGCGAGTTATGTCCCGCGAAAGTATGCTGTCTAACGCCAGTCGCCGCATCCCAAACCTAACCAAAAAACCATATGAGAGTTCTACAGATAGCCTTGTATTCGCGACATCAGATGTGCTATTTAAGTGCGAATGATGTGCGATTAAAGTTTTAAATTGTGATTAAGTATAAATTAATTGAAATGCACATATCTATCCATTTAAATGGATCGTGACCATGTAAAAATATTAGGAAATCTTTTTTTTGCATTTACGATGAAAAAATCGAcaaaataatatcatatttttatctCAAAATTTCTTGATTGTATATAAATGACTGATGTGCAATGCATGTGCATCAAATTAAACTAGTTTCTTTAAAAGTACTGACCTTGATAATTCTATCTTCTCCACACGTGATGAACAACAATTGTTTGTTCCGATGATAGAACGCAAGATCGTTGACACTTCCGACATGTGCCTCAACCTAAAATTACAGCGAAAAAAATAGTTTACCGAATGGATCGAATTCTAATTTAGACCGACGACATGATATATGATCGATTTTGAAATGTCTAAAACAAACCTCAAGATGGTTTCTCAAGTCATCGCCACCATGGTAAGAAAACAACTGAACCATGTGCCTTGAGTATGCAACCCCTGGATCATATTAATGACAAGAATATCATAACTAAGAATTTATAATTTAAGGCTTCAATGAAATTTGAACTCCAACATCATGCTCTTTATTTCTCTTTCGAAACAACAACGAATAACGAAACATACCGAATCCGTTTCCATCGGGAGTCCACCTAACACAATTCACTGAAGCACTGTATTCATGTGCTAAAGTAGCCTAGAAATAAAACCCATAATACAATTTAAATTAGTAAGAGTATATatcaagaataaaaataaatttctatCTTCCCAATCATATGCATGCATGCAAATACACACACGCGTACATGTAGTTGGAACGAGCAAGCACCAATATCCCAGACTTTAAAATTTCTGGAGGCGAGCATCCTCCCACAACCAACTTCCCACACGGAAACGTCGCCAGTGATCGTTCCCACTGAAAacggaaaaatatatatatgtgcagATTATCAATACAAACAACTAGTAAAGAGAACAAActgaattaaacaataattattgaagaaattaatttaaatatggaCAACTAACCAAGAAGAAAAGTCTGTTGGACTGAATGGAAATCAAGGCTTTTCACAGCGGAGCCTTGATTCAGATTCGCCACAACAGTCTTCGGCAAGTCGTCATATGTGTGCAAGGGTTGTGCATTGCTCGGCCCTGCCTCGTCGACTTGCATGAGCGAGGGTCGTGCAGAACTCGGCCCCGCTTCATCGATATGCATGTTGCTGGCCTGAAAACAACATAATTACCGTGAACGTAGACACGACCAATATATAATTAACATAACAAGATAGGAAATAAATGAGACTTAAACAATGAGTATGTGAtctataaattcaaaaattaacatACATATCATGAAGTAGGAGAGGATTgtgaaattaaaaatagaagATGAATAAAAGTAAATGTGATGCCTATTAAGGCGATGAACGTAGAAGAATATACACGATGTATGAGTAATAACTTGTTATggttgagcatgaaaaatacatTACCTCCACGCGTGCTGCTCCGAGTGACAATGATCTCCCCAATGCAAGTTCAGAATCTGCATATTGATTTTATCCATTAATATATTTCTAATACAATTCATAGAAAAATTTAACAAAGACACTGGCACAACATATTAGTatataaaaaatcaattatttttagatttttaataaACAGTACTTAACCGCGGATAAGGTCACACTAATTTTTTCTGAAAAGAAGAATGAAGtttcaatctcaaaatcatgtaATAGAGAGAAAAAAATCGATGAATTAATTCAAAACTCTACCAGTATGAGTATGGCTTAACCCCATAGGTCTAATAGAAAGAGCCAGGTCTGGCAAAGAAGACGAACTGGCTCTCAATCCAGCTAGCGAAGTTGTCGGGGGAGGCAACATTGACGACTGCTGAAagaaaccaacaacaataatacaAAATCATGTTTTATGAAACCCTATAACAAAAAAGGAAAAGATCATAAAGATGTGAGCTAAATATTTCTAATGACTTACAACAAAAGCTCTGGTTGGCATGAATCCAccgccaccaccaccaccaccaccacctccTCTAGGCACTGGCCCAACCAATGCATTAGCCGCGGAGGATGATGCCTGTGCACCATGCGCCTCTACGCAAACATGGTCTACAAAGAGAGATCTTATGACAGGATTGGGCCTTGCATTGTCACAGAGATGATGTTGCCAGTTCAATCTGCATTAATATCCAAGCATAAGTACTATATATGGTAATTGGTCTTATTTGCATTATGAtatcgataaaaaaaaaatatactaaaaatatatatgttgattttattatcattttaattatCTGACTTATTACCCCTGGTTGATCAAAGCTCTCAACCTCGCGTCCTGAAAAGAGGGAAACCGGAGCTTATCTTGAAAGACGGGGTTCGCCTCAATCAATCTCCTTAGTGAATTAAACAACAAAATCCTAGCTGAGTTTGCATCTTTGTATCTGCAAAGCCTATCGAACTCCCTGGAATTGAGAATTGTTTCACTTTAAGTAGAAGAATTATATGGAGAGTGCATGCAGCAACAATGTATACGATTTTGTCGAAGGCATGTAGAATTCAATCAAGAAGTTCCATGATAACAAATTTCACATCATGCTAATGGCTTAAAGAGGATATATGTATGGAATAGATTCGAAGACATTTATCATCACATATATGCATAGATCAAATTTAATCAAAAACCATATAATTATGGATTTACCAATTACCATGGTTtgtaaaaccgtggctaaactTAGTAACGGCAGTTTTTGTCACGGTTtataaaaccgtggctaaaaccGCGtggctaaaataaattttttttgtagtatATGGTGATTTAAATGAGGAAAATTACCACTGTAGTTCTCTAAGTTATTCTATTTTAGGTTATACTTTTTTAAGTagtcaaattttggttttacTATAGAAACTTAtcttcttttttccttttttttttagttcTATTTTGTCGAAGTGTCGAGATAAAACTAGACAAGGGTATAAAAATTTGAATCGAGCTGACTAAGAAGAAAAATTTAATGCTTGAATTTGGCTCGAATTAGATATATTCGACTCTTTTAATCAAATTTTGGTTTGAACCAATGATCAAGTTTGAGTTCTgctcaaaatattcaaaatttccaTGAGCTGCTCGAAAATAACAGCtaggtatatatatttatttaatatataagtATATTATGTCATAAAATATTAAAGCTCGCAAGCGACTCGCGAactatcaaataaaataatattagcTCGAGTTTGGTCCGAAGAAATTTCGACCGTGTTCGAGTTTGGCTTGAATTGAATAATTACgattgaaaataaatattttttgagtcAGATGTTCGATTCGTTTGCCAAACACATCATTTTTATGGTCATCGTTAACTAGCTACATAACTCAAACTTCTATCAAGTTCAGTCGCTAATATTTATGATATAAAAGTTCCGTGTTAATTCATAGTTAATTTTTTGCAAGTTCCGTTGTTTAATTTATCGTTAATTTTTGCACATGTGATGCACACACGCTTCGTCCACTAGTACTAATTATGGACAAAAATCTACGTTGTTAATCATGTTTTTTTATAGCTTTTGTGGGTTAGAAATTACAGGATAGTTCTACTAAAAGTATTAGATAGATATTTTATTAGAATTATTGGATATTTATGTAAATTTTATCAAGTGTTAATGTGAATTATCatggtaatttttttaaaaaaatttatattaagtGCTTACATCTAAATATAAAAGGCATGTATCACTTTGAATAATAGTGGAAACATGCATGCTTATAGTGCAACATGAAATACATTCTTGAAATGAACCCAATGCACTTATAGGTAAATGTCATGCTACACCAGGTGATTTTCATTTCACCCCATGCAACATCTACCATTGCATGCATGGCCATAGGACCCACACAATGGTACTGATCCAGTACTGAGTGAATTTCACTTGGCAAAGATCATAACATTTCCCCtatataaaatcttatataCCTAAATCTCTCCAAAGCCAATAACATTTATCATTTTATCAGATCATGCATGTTAACCCTAAATTTTTAGGGTTATGAGAAACATGTCAATAAAAATGAGAGCAACATGAATGAAGCACattatggaaattaattaaCACAACACAATAAATATCATAACAGACACAAAACAGAAGACGCAAGCAATAACCATCGTCACCTATACGACAAAGAACTTATACCTAAAGTTGTTCAATGTCAAAAGCATCGTCATTTCCTTGTATAGATTCTCATCCAATGCTTGAAACACTTTCAAATCTTTGGTAAGAATCCCAACAGCCGCGTCTTTGTCGTGCCTATGATAACCAGAAAGAAGATCATTAGCgcccaaaaaaaaaaggacGTTAGAACACTCATTAATGATCGAAAAACCGAGCTATATGCTCACTTATCAAGGGCCTCGAGATACTTCTGCTTTCTGATCTCGAAGAAAATCTTCGTGGAGTGACGATTTTCTTGAACACTGGTAAACGAGGACAAATAACTTTCGACCTCGTTCCATTCTCCATTATTGATCATCTCCTCAAAGTGCCTCATGTTGAAGAAAAACCCTGATTCCTTCTCCAACCTCCGATCATTACCGgcataaaaattaacaaaaatgttAGTACAATAATAATTAACCACAAAAAAGTCCCTTTAATCATTTTGAAGTACTTAACAAAGATGTTTAAACATCAAAGAATCTAGCTAAGATaaccaaaataaaacaaaaaaaaattaaaaaaagaaaggatCTTTACATGCGGGCAGTGCTCTTCAATTTTTGCTCATCCAAAAACTGAAGCAACAAGAAAATCATCTCTCTGTTAACTGATGAAGCCGCCATTTCTTTGTAATATTAAACTACTTGAGAAGCCTGGAATTTCACTGATCCACTGATTTCTCAGTACTCCACTCCTTCAAAATCCAAGAAAATTAACATGCAAGttaaaatcccttcaaaaaaaaaatccaaaagtgACATACATACAGATCCAAACAAATGgaacaggaaaaaaaaaaagaaagaaaaaaaaaacaaatcgaACATCATGAAAAATCACATACAAATGTATAAGAGAAAAATGTCTCTACACATATATACATTCATGCACACCAGCAGTTTTACCTCGGAATTTCCGAATGTTTATTAGCAGAAGATACGTACAGATGGATACACACAAGCTAGCTTCTCTAAATTCTTTTTTTCTGAgtttgttttatttaaattaaaaagcaGAGAGAGGTTCCTTATTTTGCGGTGTGTGTGAGAAAAGTGTGCGCTTTGAGAAAATAAATTCAACAAATTATATTGTCATTATGACGCGCTTGAAGTGCGCGTGTCAGATTTCTTACGTTAAATATGTGAATTTAGTCACACGTATCCCTTACGTGCTTGCTTTTTGTGGCCGCGCGTGGGTCTTCTCGTATAAGTCAACGCACTTATTGATAAGTGATAAGATGTAATGGTATATATAACACATTTGTAATAATCTggaaaaaaatctaaaataatatataaagaaTATGGTTGTGCAATCgttgtaatatttttaatagaGAAAATTAAATATTGTATGGTAGGTATTAGTGGAAAATTATAGAAATGttctttaaaattatataatgtttgaatgatttgaaatcTTCGAATTTAATTCTAGAATCAAATTATCGGATTCCAACACAAACTTGCATGTGAGCATTAAATCACTggtcaaatttatttttagtgGATTTATGCAATCGAGCACAACATTGTAATTTAAATTACATATTAATGgttgtaatttttcaaaaatatatttgagcATCTTTCATTAAATGGCTATAATTAATACATCTCACCAAACATTTAACAAAGATTAAAAATGTGACGTAAAAATTTGGGAAGATTACTGAAAAACCACCCCATAAAAatccaagaaaattcacatGCAAGTTGACAAggaattttctttattttcttttttgaaaACATGACAGATTTTTTTCGAGGAAAATCAAATTCTGTCTACAGATCGATCTAAAGCTATAGAACCGGGAAAAAAGAACAGATCGAACGTTAGAATCACATGCAaagaaatcataagaacaaaattaaacaaagaaaaaaaaattattcttgcACACACGGGCAATTTTACCTCAGAATTTCCGAATGTGAccgaaatatatatgtataaagaTCGAGCTTTTCTGGGATTTTATTTCAAGATTTTATGTTCTACAAATGCTGGTTACTCCGAATTCTGTGTAGTTTTTCTTCTGTCTGATGGGGTATTTAAAGTAGTGAGAGATCTCGGTGTGTGTGTGAAAAGGGTGTAATGTGAAAAAAGAAAGTCAACAAATTgtcattctttttttttcagcaaattaaattaaagatgGTATAAGTTGTTTCACTTATTGATAAGACGTTCCGAATATCGTGATAAGAAGATTTTTGATATAAGCATGGGAAGAGGCAAACTTTGTCCTTTCCGAAAAAAGTATGTCggtattataatattattataatatacatataaatatgaaaaaGGCCCGTTAAATTAAATGCTCTAAAAAAAAGGTTAAATTACATAATATATAAAGAATATGATTGTGAGTTTTTAAAGcatcaattaaaatttttattaatcttgtaTGGAATGGAAATATTGggaaatttcaatttttatggATTAATATTTAGTTTCAAATTTAATTAGTTCTCAATTAGAACTATTAAATAAAATGgttgtattatatattaaatataaaatttgtggagaaaagaagaaaaaatagttaaatataaaaaaaatcataattgagGAAAAAATTGAGATAGTGGAGGGAAGcggtttgtgtgtgtgtgtgtgtgtgtgtgtgttttttttttttttcaatttatgttttatttttgtagCATACCAAGAAGGGTTAATTGTCAATCACTCCCTAAACcactttataacttatttataaatccctacataaataaaacttatgTTCAACTCCCTGAagagagaaacttttgtttctaaataccaattttacccttatctcttaaaattaaaaaaatgagagaatggataataaaaacaaaactaatccaaatagtatatatataaaaattcaaattaaaatcaaaaaacataaaccatatcatatacatgtttatgttgaTATAGGAAtaagtatgtgtttaggaagcaagcatatacttccaaatcattattggaagaaatatgataaaggattaaaagttcgaataggagatggatcaataataatgcttaatacagtagcagaaaaattaaaaatagaaataaaagaaacaaaatttgtaatacccattatatattaaatagaatcaggaatggacattataataggaaataactttttaagagaatatcttccctttacacaatttgaagatcacataactttaaacaaaggatcatcaatgatttacattcccaaaatacgaacagcatttcgcgtaggaaataaaggatttacaaagaattttcataaacgaaatacaaatccaatagaactaaaaatagaaaatattttaacgattaatcctgaaaaagaaatcatgaggaaatttcatgatatttgttctgaaaatcctcaggacaaaattaagaaaaaaaaacaatttattacttcaataaaactcaaagaccctaatatcacaatccgtgaagcaccaagaagatgtaacatggatgatgtaaaaatatttgaaaaagaagttcaagaattattaaaacttaagataatcatccctagtaaaagtccacactcttcaccagccttttgtgtcagtaagaaagatactgataagaaaataatggtaattgattatcgaaagatgaataaagcaacaattatggatgaatattatatcccaaataagaatgatttactatcatatataggagaaatgaaatatttttccagtttagattgtaaatcaggattctggcaaattcaactagaaccacaaacacaattacttacagcattcagttatccaaaaggacagtatcaatggactgtattacctttcggacttaaacaagcaccaggtatctttcaaagatatatggatgaatcttttaaatcatatatagatttttattgtgtttatatagatgacatattaatttattcaaaaacactagatcaacattataaagatctcatgacaatattagatatttgtcataaagatggaattatattttctgaaaagaaagcacaattattcaaaacaaaaataaattatttaggattacaaatagaagatggaaaacattacaaccgcatatacttaagaagATTCATGATTTTCttagtgaaatcaaggataaagatcaattaagaagatttttaagattattaacttattctggaaattacattaagaaacttgcagaaatcagaaaacctcttcaggtaaaacttaaacaggactataagtggaaatagtcgaaagaagatactaattacatagacactattaaaaaaaaattaattagtaatcttcctgaattatattttccttcaaataaagatataataataattgaaacagacgcttcagatgaatactggggagcatgtttaaaagcttatactggagaaagaaatttagaagaacttactaaaacagctactagaaataatgaagaattatgcaactatacatcaggaacttttcaaggtgcacaattaaattatcattcgaatgaaaaagaattattagctttaatattcacaattagaacttatgaaatttaatttatttctaaaccgtttttagtaagaacagataatatgaatttaacatatttcaagacaagaaaaatatcaagaaatgcagggaaaaatgcagcaaggctaattagatggcaattggaattgaaccattatcagttcgagatcc comes from Henckelia pumila isolate YLH828 chromosome 4, ASM3356847v2, whole genome shotgun sequence and encodes:
- the LOC140862010 gene encoding topless-related protein 4-like, producing the protein MAASSVNREMIFLLLQFLDEQKLKSTARMLEKESGFFFNMRHFEEMINNGEWNEVESYLSSFTSVQENRHSTKIFFEIRKQKYLEALDKHDKDAAVGILTKDLKVFQALDENLYKEMTMLLTLNNFREFDRLCRYKDANSARILLFNSLRRLIEANPVFQDKLRFPSFQDARLRALINQGLNWQHHLCDNARPNPVIRSLFVDHVCVEAHGAQASSSAANALVGPVPRGGGGGGGGGGGFMPTRAFSSMLPPPTTSLAGLRASSSSLPDLALSIRPMGLSHTHTDSELALGRSLSLGAARVEASNMHIDEAGPSSARPSLMQVDEAGPSNAQPLHTYDDLPKTVVANLNQGSAVKSLDFHSVQQTFLLVGTITGDVSVWEVGCGRMLASRNFKVWDIGACSFQLHATLAHEYSASVNCVRWTPDGNGFGVAYSRHMVQLFSYHGGDDLRNHLEVEAHVGSVNDLAFYHRNKQLLFITCGEDRIIKVWDAATGVRQHTFAGHNSPVYSVCPHTKGNIDFIFSTDVDGMIKAWLYDEEGARVDYEAPGRSCATMAYSADGTRLFSCGTNREGESHIVEWNDTEGTLKRTYLGLGRQNVLEKVHFDTTKNQFLAAGDEFAIKFWDMDSINLLCTVDADGGLPASPCIRFNKLGTLLAVSTNENSVKILANAAGSQLLRFIGDHTGTSSKAPLIVPLGASGSGAGTSNTAAQKNTPTTLMLLDDVHFNPIVSNDKGKSKISTPVEIKERSALRSLKLPDHLLPVRIMKLVYTHSGDCILALTGNAIHKLWKWRRTEGNMDGMVTAGVVPQLWQPSGGMSMTNDVSDINLEVARVPCFALSKNDVYLSSASGGTISLFNMMAFTRVTTFMTPPPPTTSLAFFPPDNNVLAIGREDAAILIYNVRMGELVAMLNGHRKRVTALAFSTALDVLASLGDDAKLCLWSSSTWQKKASKPLQIAPECTTNPHAQSRLQFHRDQTHILVFHKKLIAIYKAPKLECINQWFPERSSPATTDATFSSDGHSIYATFNDGSVGIFIAPALQIRCRINPTAYIVLPTPSSRIYPLAVAAHPSEPNQFAVGLTDGAVCVLEPLGTEETWGIARARPYDVAGSSTFDSCTLTDEMVFEKR